The Streptomyces sp. NBC_00440 genome contains a region encoding:
- a CDS encoding alpha-2,8-polysialyltransferase family protein has product MTSTAAPEISAPGTPRTTQIFYASTLYGAATLAAALDSGCFDAADRRLLLVSNNAAIPETTPALDAMPGFASLRDRFDGVLSWNDTIDPLHPGGWSPRTDDIPLWERQLRLLWDLGDDRIELAVESVQVNPAQALALLFQDAPVTVYADGLMSYGPTRNKIDPLIGTRIRRLLHLDLVPGLKPLLLAEFGVEPEIVPDAAFRKVLGELAASATGLPECAEPPALLLGQYLSALEILTPQEEEDLHVRMLRGAVARGHRTVVFKPHPTAPARWSRLLEQEAERLGAELTVVTEPLLAETLYERTRPALVVGCFSTALLTASAFYGIPVARTGTELLLDRLAPYQNSNRVPVTVVDALLPGLEEPGATTGTAPAGDLPGLVAAVGFAMQPQLRPDLRPAAEAYLSRHLDAHTWRYFKRRRLTVLGLPGALPAQLAFIPRNATVRRVARRARSLKRVALG; this is encoded by the coding sequence GTGACGTCGACCGCCGCTCCTGAGATCAGCGCCCCCGGTACGCCCCGTACGACGCAGATCTTCTACGCCTCCACGCTGTACGGCGCCGCCACCCTGGCCGCCGCGCTCGACAGCGGCTGCTTCGACGCCGCCGACCGGCGGCTGCTGCTGGTCAGCAACAACGCGGCGATCCCGGAGACCACTCCCGCACTGGACGCGATGCCCGGCTTCGCGTCGCTGCGCGACCGGTTCGACGGCGTGCTCTCCTGGAACGACACCATCGACCCGCTGCACCCGGGCGGCTGGTCCCCGCGCACCGACGATATCCCGCTGTGGGAACGGCAGTTGAGGCTGCTCTGGGACCTCGGTGACGACCGGATCGAGCTGGCGGTCGAGTCCGTCCAGGTCAACCCGGCGCAGGCGCTCGCCCTGCTCTTCCAGGACGCGCCGGTCACGGTGTACGCGGACGGGCTGATGTCGTACGGCCCGACCCGCAACAAGATCGATCCGCTGATCGGCACCCGGATCCGGCGGCTGCTCCATCTGGATCTGGTGCCGGGCCTGAAGCCGCTGCTGCTCGCCGAGTTCGGGGTCGAGCCGGAGATCGTGCCGGATGCCGCCTTCCGCAAGGTCCTGGGCGAGCTGGCCGCGTCCGCGACGGGCCTGCCCGAGTGCGCGGAGCCGCCGGCGCTGCTGCTCGGCCAGTACCTCTCGGCACTGGAGATCCTCACTCCGCAGGAGGAGGAGGACCTCCATGTACGGATGCTGCGCGGGGCGGTCGCGCGCGGCCACCGCACGGTCGTGTTCAAGCCGCACCCGACGGCGCCGGCCCGCTGGTCGCGGCTACTGGAGCAGGAGGCGGAGCGGCTGGGCGCCGAACTGACCGTGGTGACCGAACCGTTGCTCGCCGAGACACTGTACGAACGGACGCGTCCGGCGCTGGTGGTCGGCTGCTTCTCCACCGCGCTGCTGACGGCGAGCGCCTTCTACGGGATCCCGGTCGCCCGCACCGGTACGGAGCTGCTGCTCGACCGGCTCGCCCCGTACCAGAACAGCAACCGTGTCCCGGTGACCGTCGTCGACGCGCTGCTGCCCGGTCTGGAGGAGCCCGGCGCCACGACCGGGACCGCGCCCGCCGGCGATCTGCCGGGGCTCGTCGCCGCCGTGGGCTTCGCGATGCAGCCGCAGTTGCGGCCCGATCTGCGGCCGGCGGCCGAGGCGTATCTGAGCCGCCATCTGGACGCCCACACCTGGCGCTACTTCAAGCGCCGCCGGCTGACCGTGCTGGGGCTGCCGGGCGCGCTGCCGGCCCAGCTCGCCTTCATCCCGCGCAACGCGACGGTACGGCGGGTGGCCCGGCGGGCCCGTTCCCTCAAGAGAGTCGCGCTGGGATGA